taaattaatttttaatcgtTATTCAAATGATAatgtcaaaaaaatattttttataaaaatattttatttaaaaatatgacttatttatttagtcatattttaaacaaaaacatatttttataacatattaaaatttagcCGGCCATACAATCTATTGTCAAAGATCAAAAGAAAACATTTTCTTATGAAGacaattatagaatttttatgGTAGTATCCATCTTGAAATtatgtaatatttatttataagttgataaaaatataaaataagaaggaaaatagaaaaaaggagTAGTAAATATATGATtagtttttcattcttttactttctttgatTTATATATTAGAAGAGAATGGATGccctactctctctctctctcattgtcATATCTTTGCAAACAACACATAAACAAACTCCATCAAATACTTCCCACAGTttccactctctctctctctctctccaaaacTAAATATAAGcacttgttttcttttcttttctttgccccctcaaaaaacaaacaaaaaacaatgTCTATAAACCACTACTCTTCTTCCCCTATGGACCTCCAAGAAACGACACCCTTGTGGTGGACTCAACAACCACAACCTCCTCTCCACTTCAACAATAACATTCATAATTCCCAAAACACCCCTCGCTTCAACCTCAACAACGAAGAAACCGACACCGCCACTACGTCACACGAAggagacgaagaagaagaagaagagaatctTCCAGAACCAATCCAACAAGACGATAACAaccaccaacaacaacaacataacgAGAGAATGTTCGAGAAGCCGTTAACGCCAAGCGACGTTGGAAAGCTTAACCGTCTCGTCATCCCAAAGCAACACGCCGAGAAGTACTTCCCTCTAACTGCCTCCGCGACTGAGTCAGGCACCGAGTGCAAGGGTTTGTTACTGAGTTTCGAGGACGAGTCAGGAAAGTGTTGGCGATTCCGTTACTCGTATTGGAACAGCAGCCAGAGCTATGTGCTAACCAAAGGATGGAGCCGTTACGTTAAGGACAAGCGTCTCGACGCCGGCGACGTCGTTTCCTTCGAGCGCCACCGCGCTGACTCTCAGAGGCTATTTATTCGCTGGAGGCGCCGATCTTCTCCGGTGGCGCAAGTTAGCAGAGCGCCTCACGCTGATGTGAATAATGACAAGACTGGTGTAGCGTGGACTAGCGGATTCTATTGTGCGCACCCTCCTTATCCTGCGCATCATCTTCATAACCAACACTTAACATATCCACAACAACATGAGGGGAGTAGTAGTAGTCTTCATGCAGGtatgaaactttttttttatttaattttaatacattaataatctAAAATTATACAATCAACTAAGAGTATAATtttatacacaattaatataaaatataatcatttttgttattatatcaCTAAATATACGTATATAATACGttagtatataaaaattaaatttattaatgtgattatatataattggatattattttactattacaaattttatacttcttaaaaatattttcattttgatttttgtttactctTCTCTAgtgattttgtttagtttttttttcattttattactttagtttGATTGATGAGGGTGGGTGGGTAATTGggtattactattattatttcaCAAGGATTTGTTGATTTCATGGAATAATGAGTGCTGCAATCTTATTTTACCTAGATGACCTTTTTAATGATTATTTGTTCTTGTGATGATTTATTTGTCTCTTGAGTCTTAAGATTGAAGCTTCCGTTTTCGGTGCATCCAATTTGGTAATATAATTGTCTATTTATAATGCATGTCTTTTTGATGAGATAAGAATATAA
This sequence is a window from Arachis duranensis cultivar V14167 chromosome 2, aradu.V14167.gnm2.J7QH, whole genome shotgun sequence. Protein-coding genes within it:
- the LOC107476177 gene encoding B3 domain-containing protein At2g36080 isoform X1, with translation MSINHYSSSPMDLQETTPLWWTQQPQPPLHFNNNIHNSQNTPRFNLNNEETDTATTSHEGDEEEEEENLPEPIQQDDNNHQQQQHNERMFEKPLTPSDVGKLNRLVIPKQHAEKYFPLTASATESGTECKGLLLSFEDESGKCWRFRYSYWNSSQSYVLTKGWSRYVKDKRLDAGDVVSFERHRADSQRLFIRWRRRSSPVAQVSRAPHADVNNDKTGVAWTSGFYCAHPPYPAHHLHNQHLTYPQQHEGSSSSLHAVGSQGKNQRMRPVGNCSSSSSKVLRLFGVNMECQTQHDDDSQPSTTKEDTSNSDTHHFYHHNYYHQPSNNSHPNHNHMLPHQQSYYY
- the LOC107476177 gene encoding B3 domain-containing protein At2g36080 isoform X2 — its product is MSINHYSSSPMDLQETTPLWWTQQPQPPLHFNNNIHNSQNTPRFNLNNEETDTATTSHEGDEEEEEENLPEPIQQDDNNHQQQQHNERMFEKPLTPSDVGKLNRLVIPKQHAEKYFPLTASATESGTECKGLLLSFEDESGKCWRFRYSYWNSSQSYVLTKGWSRYVKDKRLDAGDVVSFERHRADSQRLFIRWRRRSSPVAQVSRAPHADVNNDKTGVAWTSGFYCAHPPYPAHHLHNQHLTYPQQHEGSSSSLHAGSQGKNQRMRPVGNCSSSSSKVLRLFGVNMECQTQHDDDSQPSTTKEDTSNSDTHHFYHHNYYHQPSNNSHPNHNHMLPHQQSYYY